One region of Yersinia bercovieri ATCC 43970 genomic DNA includes:
- a CDS encoding EscC/YscC/HrcC family type III secretion system outer membrane ring protein, translating to MKRVAGSILLLFASLAQGQEIPWQGESFFIYSRSIAVSDLLKDLGINYGIPVVVSPEISEHFSGKIRDKTPAEILSELAGLYNITWYYDGDILYFYKAQSIRREFISPDGLSTSTLIKYLQSSGVPAAKNCVVKAVSRLGAIEVTGVPICIERVTTLSRMLSAQIRSQNENKETVSVFQLKYASAADSSYQYRDQQVKLPGLVSVLREMTMANNLPLVGGKGQTNSPISTPLFSADPRQNSIIVRDRQVNMPIYRSLIAQLDQRPIQIEISVTIIDVDAGDISQLGIDWSASTSIGGAGISFNSGSGSSGTGKNSADGFSTVIGDTSNFMVRLNALQKNSRARVLSQPSVVTLNNIQAVLDKNVTFYTKLQGDKVAKLESITSGSLLRVTPRMIDADGEKEVLLNLNIQDGQQQAPISNSEPLPEIQNSDISTQATLRVGQSLLLGGFIQDKQIESQNKIPLLGDIPLLGGLFRSTDKQSHSVVRLFLIKAVPVNTGELYDRKL from the coding sequence ATGAAAAGAGTGGCAGGTTCAATATTACTTTTGTTCGCGTCACTGGCCCAGGGGCAAGAGATCCCTTGGCAAGGTGAGTCTTTCTTTATTTATAGCCGGAGTATTGCCGTTTCTGACCTACTAAAAGATTTAGGGATAAATTATGGTATTCCGGTAGTGGTTAGCCCGGAAATAAGTGAACACTTTAGTGGGAAAATCCGTGATAAAACTCCAGCGGAGATACTGTCTGAGCTAGCCGGGTTGTATAACATTACCTGGTACTACGACGGAGACATTCTCTATTTTTACAAAGCCCAGTCCATTCGACGGGAATTTATATCGCCCGATGGGTTATCGACCAGCACGCTGATAAAATATCTACAAAGTAGTGGTGTTCCGGCGGCTAAAAATTGTGTTGTCAAAGCGGTTTCTCGCCTTGGTGCCATTGAAGTGACGGGGGTTCCTATCTGTATTGAGCGCGTGACCACATTGAGCAGAATGCTTTCTGCACAAATTCGCAGTCAAAATGAAAATAAAGAAACGGTGTCCGTCTTCCAACTAAAATATGCCTCTGCGGCGGACTCAAGTTATCAGTATCGTGATCAACAAGTTAAATTACCGGGCTTGGTCAGTGTGTTACGGGAAATGACGATGGCCAATAATTTGCCGCTGGTGGGTGGAAAAGGACAAACAAATTCGCCGATCAGCACCCCACTCTTCTCAGCAGATCCTCGGCAAAATTCCATTATTGTTCGAGATCGTCAGGTCAATATGCCGATCTACCGCAGCTTAATTGCACAGTTGGATCAGCGCCCAATTCAAATAGAGATCTCGGTGACCATTATTGATGTTGATGCCGGGGATATCAGCCAACTGGGTATTGACTGGTCAGCGTCTACGTCTATTGGCGGGGCAGGAATTTCATTTAATAGTGGATCGGGGAGTAGTGGCACGGGCAAAAATAGTGCTGATGGATTCTCTACTGTTATTGGTGATACTAGTAACTTTATGGTGCGCCTGAATGCCTTACAAAAAAACTCCCGTGCCAGAGTTTTATCACAGCCTTCGGTGGTGACCCTGAATAATATTCAAGCGGTTTTAGATAAAAATGTCACCTTTTATACCAAGCTACAAGGTGACAAAGTCGCCAAACTTGAATCAATTACATCAGGATCACTATTGCGGGTCACGCCGAGAATGATTGATGCGGACGGTGAAAAAGAGGTGCTGCTCAATCTGAATATTCAGGATGGGCAACAACAGGCACCGATCAGCAATAGCGAGCCGTTACCAGAAATACAAAACTCAGATATCTCGACCCAGGCCACGTTACGTGTCGGGCAAAGTTTACTCTTGGGTGGCTTTATTCAAGACAAGCAAATTGAATCGCAAAATAAGATCCCTTTGTTGGGTGATATCCCGTTATTAGGCGGATTATTCCGCAGTACGGATAAGCAATCTCACAGCGTTGTTAGGTTATTTTTGATTAAAGCGGTGCCAGTTAATACGGGGGAGTTATATGACCGTAAGCTATAA
- the sctI gene encoding type III secretion system inner rod subunit SctI produces MEIDAIQAATTLSTSLQPPANSQQIAKFTQLMQQAEPTTPMLSPDQLLVMQSQWTHATLAVDLTAKVAGVVGQNINKLVNMQ; encoded by the coding sequence ATGGAAATTGATGCTATTCAGGCTGCGACCACACTGAGTACCTCATTGCAGCCGCCCGCTAATAGCCAACAAATAGCCAAATTTACGCAGTTGATGCAACAAGCTGAACCCACGACTCCCATGCTTTCGCCTGATCAATTGCTGGTGATGCAGTCACAATGGACTCACGCCACATTAGCGGTTGATTTAACAGCTAAAGTAGCCGGAGTCGTCGGGCAGAACATCAATAAATTGGTCAATATGCAATGA
- a CDS encoding chemotaxis protein — protein MSTINQISIPKYLSTHAAKSSGDDVIKSSSPYASNDDSDDIFSLAFNVLYSFLDVLRNLASTDFKGMQARSKYARDVQDNANQVDEVIAKASKGDDKTREPLPDSVIKFMRENGIKIGGVSIDDYLNKNGPSLDKGQLAAVKAALDNEKTSATDTMTQDQLQLQKLMQSYNVCANNISTLQAGLKDLLMTIARSFC, from the coding sequence ATGTCAACTATCAATCAAATATCTATCCCAAAATATCTTTCAACTCATGCGGCCAAGTCATCTGGTGATGACGTCATAAAAAGCTCCTCTCCTTATGCCAGTAATGATGATTCTGACGATATTTTTAGTCTGGCTTTTAACGTCCTCTACTCATTTCTTGATGTACTTCGTAACCTTGCCTCGACTGATTTTAAAGGGATGCAGGCCCGCTCAAAATATGCCCGTGACGTACAAGATAATGCTAATCAGGTCGATGAAGTGATTGCTAAAGCCTCGAAAGGTGATGATAAAACCCGAGAGCCACTACCTGATTCAGTTATTAAATTTATGCGAGAAAATGGCATCAAAATTGGTGGTGTGAGTATCGATGATTATTTAAATAAGAATGGCCCATCATTGGATAAAGGGCAATTAGCGGCAGTGAAAGCGGCATTAGATAACGAGAAGACCAGTGCGACCGACACCATGACTCAAGATCAGTTGCAATTACAGAAATTGATGCAGAGTTATAACGTTTGCGCTAATAACATCAGCACATTGCAAGCAGGCTTAAAAGATTTACTGATGACTATTGCCCGCAGTTTCTGCTAA
- the sctJ gene encoding type III secretion system inner membrane ring lipoprotein SctJ codes for MKQLRRMVATWLVVVSLSGCGMELYSGLSEGEANQMLALLMLHQIKAEKQSDKGGAVSLSVDKNQFINAVELLRQNGFPRQQFTTVDELFPSNQLVTSPGQEQAKMVYLKEQQLESMLSHMDGVIHADVTIAMPAPTDGKSSVPHAASVFIKYSPEVNLLIYQPQIKNLIRDAVPGIDYAQISVVMQPANYRFSATPPAQSGMGRGLQWLLRHGEIVQIVLGALLILLVGLSTAGLVRYLRR; via the coding sequence ATGAAACAGCTGCGGCGTATGGTCGCGACATGGCTGGTTGTGGTCTCCCTCTCTGGTTGTGGTATGGAGCTGTATAGCGGGCTTTCGGAGGGAGAAGCGAATCAGATGCTGGCGTTGCTGATGCTGCACCAAATTAAGGCCGAAAAACAGTCGGATAAAGGGGGGGCGGTCAGTTTGAGTGTCGATAAGAACCAGTTTATTAACGCGGTTGAACTGTTGCGGCAAAATGGTTTTCCTCGCCAGCAATTCACCACGGTAGATGAGTTGTTTCCTTCGAATCAACTGGTGACCTCACCCGGCCAGGAGCAGGCCAAAATGGTCTATTTGAAAGAGCAGCAACTGGAGAGCATGTTGAGCCATATGGATGGGGTGATCCATGCTGATGTGACTATCGCCATGCCCGCACCAACCGACGGAAAAAGCAGTGTTCCCCATGCCGCCTCAGTGTTTATCAAGTATTCGCCTGAGGTCAATTTGTTGATTTATCAGCCGCAAATCAAGAACCTGATCCGCGATGCAGTGCCGGGTATTGATTACGCCCAGATTAGCGTGGTGATGCAGCCCGCTAATTATCGATTTAGTGCCACCCCGCCGGCGCAAAGTGGCATGGGGAGGGGGCTGCAATGGTTGCTCCGTCATGGCGAAATAGTGCAGATAGTTTTAGGTGCGTTGCTGATTTTGTTGGTGGGGTTGTCGACAGCCGGTTTGGTGCGCTATTTGCGCCGATAA
- the sctF gene encoding type III secretion system needle filament subunit SctF: protein MDINALVNELTQSINKIGQDFQSQMASGNPSDPEHMLKMQFAMQQYSSYINFSSALMKGIKDMTSGIIAKI, encoded by the coding sequence ATGGATATAAACGCGCTAGTTAATGAATTGACGCAGAGTATCAATAAGATAGGCCAGGATTTTCAAAGCCAGATGGCCTCGGGCAACCCTTCTGATCCTGAACATATGTTGAAGATGCAATTTGCTATGCAGCAGTATTCGTCTTACATCAATTTTAGTAGCGCCTTGATGAAGGGGATTAAAGATATGACCAGCGGAATCATTGCCAAAATATGA
- the sctL gene encoding type III secretion system stator protein SctL, translating into MNPFHLRVEVFDYPLPTGVIIPAMQLQKMTQCRDMLSDAHRQAAEILQAASAEKAQLLAQAEQQAEQLIDQTRSQIEADVLAQHIRWLVTADQLTSSLVTQARQQILTAITSVLTAWAGQQAVDQMLIQHLGAQVEALAQEDALVLRVHPQHLSAVTVALGGRVPCLGDECLAEDEAQLASPLLQISFSLHRHLAQLFLWLQLAPPPQQELTHDHCE; encoded by the coding sequence GTGAATCCTTTTCATCTCAGGGTCGAGGTGTTCGATTACCCACTGCCGACCGGCGTGATTATTCCCGCTATGCAGTTGCAGAAAATGACGCAGTGTCGCGATATGTTGTCTGACGCCCACAGGCAGGCGGCGGAGATACTACAGGCAGCCAGCGCTGAGAAAGCGCAACTGTTGGCGCAGGCAGAGCAGCAGGCGGAGCAGTTGATTGATCAGACCCGCAGCCAGATCGAAGCTGATGTGTTGGCGCAGCATATCCGTTGGTTAGTGACCGCCGACCAATTGACCTCTTCGCTGGTGACTCAGGCTCGCCAGCAGATCTTAACCGCGATCACCTCGGTGCTCACCGCGTGGGCCGGTCAGCAAGCCGTGGATCAGATGCTGATTCAGCATCTGGGGGCGCAAGTGGAGGCACTGGCGCAGGAGGATGCCCTGGTTTTGCGGGTGCACCCGCAGCATCTTTCGGCAGTAACCGTCGCGCTCGGGGGGCGAGTACCTTGTCTTGGCGATGAGTGTCTGGCTGAGGATGAAGCGCAATTAGCCTCACCTCTGCTGCAAATCAGCTTCTCGCTTCACCGCCACTTAGCGCAACTTTTTCTTTGGCTACAGCTAGCACCACCACCCCAGCAGGAGCTGACTCATGATCACTGCGAATAA
- the sctE gene encoding type III secretion system translocon subunit SctE gives MTNPISLKTAPTVDGAIAITGKTTPISPATMPDWRAIAGLPPSMETNITSAKVTQQKAQAALDRLLVALPQSATKKEGENRLYLDRLASTDMQLIVAMAGNLNLGVFSDLCKSIGKQMEHAADVQTFLRDKRVADYQQQIDKAVEQADKAKKAGIFNAVCDWIVGAVEVIYGAIKVAEGVLTGNPVALASGAAYLAAGTAGLVKAAAETAMLLGASKEKCQEVIDVAGKIQLGCECFAMAIDLLQAGRAINAARVVTKGTGDVLKAGSSEVLLDAIKRGVGEEVEQLVEQFAKDVSKQVSTEVAMQAGGLRWLRPVTWLQLRRNRLSKRK, from the coding sequence ATGACTAACCCTATTTCATTAAAAACAGCTCCGACGGTTGATGGGGCCATAGCAATAACAGGGAAAACTACACCTATATCACCGGCTACTATGCCCGATTGGCGAGCAATCGCGGGGCTGCCGCCATCAATGGAGACGAATATAACCTCAGCCAAAGTGACGCAACAAAAAGCCCAGGCCGCATTGGATCGTTTACTAGTTGCTTTGCCACAATCCGCTACAAAAAAAGAGGGGGAGAACCGATTATACCTCGATCGACTCGCGAGCACCGATATGCAGCTGATTGTTGCGATGGCGGGCAATTTGAATCTGGGCGTTTTTTCCGATTTGTGTAAATCAATTGGCAAACAGATGGAACACGCCGCAGATGTGCAAACTTTTCTGCGTGATAAACGTGTTGCCGACTATCAACAACAGATTGATAAAGCTGTCGAACAGGCCGATAAAGCCAAAAAAGCCGGAATTTTCAATGCAGTATGCGATTGGATTGTTGGCGCAGTTGAGGTGATTTATGGCGCAATCAAGGTTGCCGAAGGGGTGTTAACCGGTAATCCGGTGGCATTGGCCTCTGGTGCTGCCTATCTGGCGGCGGGCACCGCCGGTTTGGTCAAAGCGGCGGCGGAAACAGCGATGCTATTAGGGGCATCGAAAGAGAAATGCCAGGAAGTAATTGATGTTGCAGGAAAAATACAGCTAGGTTGTGAATGTTTTGCGATGGCAATTGATCTGCTTCAAGCTGGTCGCGCTATCAATGCAGCCCGCGTAGTCACCAAAGGCACTGGCGATGTGCTGAAAGCGGGTAGCAGTGAAGTGCTACTCGATGCGATTAAGCGAGGTGTTGGCGAAGAGGTTGAGCAGTTGGTCGAACAGTTTGCTAAGGATGTCAGCAAGCAAGTTAGCACTGAAGTGGCCATGCAGGCGGGGGGGTTGAGATGGCTGAGGCCGGTGACATGGCTTCAGCTGCGGCGAAACAGGCTATCGAAACGGAAATGA
- a CDS encoding TyeA family type III secretion system gatekeeper subunit, translated as MITANNISPATVPEHSLEHGTLQGEVIPAHSVMTLAGQELLEIRQAVLGESIEETLEEIGLSLGARLKDQKSVEAEERNQRRQQLLVKLIAQLSDSANTLLQQNIPPDLDIALLVSKLQQGGLSAGQQILLLATLLANCKDNPLRRRSLSQLLGPLLESEGWEVELFGLLELGSAGSRSLGALKQLFQQSIHQSGVSVAEWFARVSRWPQRQQRVRVLMRAVAFDLASQPPPKQGERLAATLDQLRRLLMFLGLEDHCCRMGSACGVAGDTILSEVLAVVGQPWLFNSWLAPRVAIITGPDANLQRGFIRRFYELVKLMPVECFNDEEQQAQILAVLLEI; from the coding sequence ATGATCACTGCGAATAATATCTCCCCGGCCACGGTTCCTGAGCACTCGCTGGAACATGGAACCTTGCAGGGGGAAGTCATCCCCGCTCACTCGGTGATGACTCTAGCCGGCCAGGAGCTACTTGAGATCCGCCAGGCGGTGTTGGGTGAGAGCATAGAGGAGACGCTGGAGGAGATAGGGCTGAGTCTGGGGGCGCGGCTGAAAGATCAAAAATCGGTTGAGGCCGAGGAGCGTAATCAGCGCCGTCAACAGTTACTGGTGAAGCTGATAGCTCAGCTATCCGACAGTGCCAACACCCTGTTGCAGCAGAACATTCCGCCGGATCTGGATATTGCCTTGCTGGTCAGCAAACTCCAGCAAGGGGGGTTATCGGCAGGGCAGCAAATTTTACTGCTCGCCACCCTGCTGGCGAATTGCAAAGACAATCCGTTACGCCGCCGCAGTTTATCGCAATTACTGGGGCCGCTACTGGAGAGTGAGGGCTGGGAGGTCGAGCTATTTGGTCTGCTGGAGTTGGGTAGCGCCGGCAGCCGCTCACTGGGCGCGCTAAAGCAGCTGTTTCAGCAGAGTATTCATCAGAGTGGAGTGTCGGTCGCGGAGTGGTTCGCGCGAGTCAGCCGCTGGCCGCAGCGTCAACAACGCGTCCGCGTTTTGATGCGCGCCGTGGCCTTTGATTTAGCCAGCCAGCCGCCGCCCAAACAGGGTGAGCGCCTGGCTGCTACCCTCGACCAATTACGCCGCTTGTTGATGTTTCTTGGGTTGGAGGATCACTGCTGCCGCATGGGGAGTGCCTGCGGGGTTGCGGGGGATACCATCCTCAGTGAAGTGCTGGCCGTCGTGGGGCAGCCCTGGCTATTTAATAGCTGGCTAGCGCCACGGGTGGCGATAATAACTGGCCCGGATGCCAACTTGCAGCGGGGATTTATTCGCCGGTTTTATGAGCTGGTCAAGCTGATGCCGGTCGAGTGTTTCAATGATGAGGAGCAGCAAGCACAAATTTTGGCGGTACTGCTGGAGATCTGA
- a CDS encoding helix-turn-helix transcriptional regulator produces the protein MKTIQFILFRQEGILRHEGECHTVSAGNLVVADEQATVSAFSQSASISILCHSIDLLPIYQDLASQMVSSNKFRLPSKISDHHKILPVSHDIIGATEKLLNIQRTTALRFIYLYCLGLDSVYFSRLLESIVGTNNELLEFFEKNRLNPWTVSRYADELGISTRKLNFLFYEKFGMSAKQWLLDQRLKKGCELLLSTRLRVADIAMECGFSNHAHFSDSFRRRFQQCPSHMRSLME, from the coding sequence ATGAAAACAATACAATTCATTCTATTTAGGCAAGAGGGAATATTACGCCATGAAGGTGAGTGCCACACTGTATCTGCAGGAAATCTGGTTGTTGCTGATGAGCAGGCAACGGTATCTGCTTTTTCGCAAAGTGCTTCTATCTCAATATTGTGTCACTCCATTGATCTTTTACCCATATATCAAGATCTCGCGAGCCAGATGGTGTCGTCGAATAAGTTCCGTTTGCCCAGTAAGATATCTGATCACCACAAAATATTGCCAGTAAGTCACGATATTATTGGGGCGACTGAGAAATTACTTAATATCCAACGCACCACCGCATTAAGGTTTATTTACCTTTACTGTTTAGGCTTGGATTCCGTCTATTTCTCCCGATTATTAGAGTCAATCGTAGGGACAAATAACGAATTATTGGAGTTCTTTGAGAAGAATCGCCTCAACCCATGGACAGTTTCACGTTATGCCGATGAATTGGGGATTTCGACCCGTAAATTGAATTTTCTGTTCTACGAGAAGTTCGGGATGTCAGCCAAACAGTGGTTACTGGATCAACGGTTGAAAAAAGGTTGCGAACTGCTGCTCTCGACACGATTACGGGTGGCAGATATTGCCATGGAGTGTGGGTTTAGCAATCACGCCCATTTTTCTGATAGTTTCCGTCGCCGTTTTCAGCAGTGCCCATCCCATATGCGCTCACTAATGGAGTAA
- a CDS encoding SycD/LcrH family type III secretion system chaperone: MNIQPSDAVLNFMRRGGSLHMLANMDPQDLALLYEYTVQLCQGGEFDSAKRLLNLLVRFDHWNFAYWMTLGLCYQQTADFYQAIYCFSRAGQIQIDNPRPSCSAGECYLACGNAAYAEKAFRAALNWCHTNPKLAHIKQQAERGLAALLLEVRHD, from the coding sequence ATGAATATTCAACCAAGTGATGCAGTGCTTAATTTTATGCGGCGTGGAGGTTCGCTGCATATGCTGGCTAATATGGACCCACAAGATCTGGCGCTGCTCTATGAATATACCGTACAGCTTTGTCAGGGAGGGGAGTTCGACAGTGCCAAGCGATTATTAAATTTGCTGGTCCGGTTTGACCATTGGAATTTCGCTTATTGGATGACATTAGGTTTGTGCTATCAACAAACCGCTGATTTTTATCAGGCAATTTATTGTTTCAGCCGTGCAGGACAGATACAGATAGATAATCCACGCCCATCTTGCTCGGCAGGAGAGTGCTATTTAGCCTGTGGTAATGCCGCTTATGCTGAAAAAGCTTTCCGAGCAGCATTAAATTGGTGCCATACCAACCCAAAGTTGGCGCATATAAAGCAACAAGCTGAACGAGGCCTGGCCGCTTTATTACTGGAGGTGCGACATGACTAA
- the sctE gene encoding type III secretion system translocon subunit SctE: MRNITKSFTHAGVEKLVGDATKALVERVIKKGIILTAEEFEQQCTKAIMKEMVKQIIKDVTTSPLLILQKCTQGVNQINSGQLSIQKADLQKEIERLLLNQEFTQFMDDWVEKNKQRQTTQLKDISHDAQETVSQLNDNIHQNGMLQTKIASSLI, encoded by the coding sequence GTGCGCAATATCACCAAATCATTTACTCACGCAGGTGTAGAAAAGTTGGTGGGGGATGCCACCAAAGCATTGGTGGAGCGGGTGATCAAGAAGGGTATCATACTGACGGCAGAAGAGTTTGAACAGCAATGTACCAAAGCTATTATGAAAGAAATGGTCAAACAAATAATAAAAGATGTCACGACTTCACCATTACTGATTCTTCAAAAATGTACTCAAGGCGTCAATCAAATAAATAGTGGGCAGTTGTCTATTCAAAAAGCAGATCTGCAAAAAGAGATTGAACGGTTACTGCTTAATCAGGAGTTCACCCAATTTATGGATGATTGGGTAGAAAAAAATAAGCAGCGACAAACGACACAGTTAAAAGATATTTCTCATGATGCACAAGAAACAGTGAGTCAGTTAAACGATAACATTCATCAGAACGGGATGTTACAAACAAAAATTGCCAGTTCATTGATCTAA
- a CDS encoding EscE/YscE/SsaE family type III secretion system needle protein co-chaperone, with translation MQHITELEDDIKSHSKNIQQKKELLRKEKLIIDYQLSLQQTPDNYKYLNNVKLALDSAEIIIDTLSIRYNN, from the coding sequence ATGCAACATATTACTGAGTTGGAAGATGATATTAAGTCTCACTCCAAAAATATTCAGCAAAAGAAAGAATTATTGAGAAAAGAAAAGTTAATTATTGACTATCAATTATCTCTACAGCAAACACCGGATAACTATAAATATCTTAATAACGTAAAATTGGCGCTGGATAGTGCTGAAATCATCATTGATACATTGTCTATTCGTTATAATAATTAA
- a CDS encoding type III secretion system domain-containing protein: MILPFTTDIRHLHQLAWQPAKFAHPLWLEKAGVKAEHYHYGRSHALDNALNRVLIRQRKFPEHPLPATLSQQQQYQMAGHQQLSSRCLALGLVHLQCDEYLRLRHYREGLLPLLNERNIQQLMGLGYHGHLPARLSRQQLPSVALRFGHRLAHQVRHDEVVWRAISIQLPPQPRALSLPAALLLSAEHWLARLERLL, encoded by the coding sequence ATGATATTACCGTTCACGACTGATATCCGACATCTACACCAGTTAGCCTGGCAACCGGCTAAATTTGCCCACCCTTTATGGCTGGAAAAAGCGGGTGTCAAGGCAGAACATTACCACTATGGTCGCAGTCACGCGCTGGATAATGCCCTAAATCGCGTGCTAATTCGGCAGCGAAAATTTCCTGAACATCCATTGCCTGCCACACTGAGCCAGCAGCAGCAGTACCAAATGGCCGGGCATCAACAGCTATCATCCCGCTGTCTGGCGCTGGGGTTGGTGCACTTACAATGTGATGAGTATCTGCGCCTGCGCCACTACCGCGAGGGGCTTTTGCCGCTGCTGAATGAGAGAAACATTCAGCAACTGATGGGGCTGGGCTATCACGGCCATCTTCCGGCCAGATTAAGCCGGCAGCAACTGCCCAGTGTCGCATTGCGCTTTGGGCATCGTCTCGCGCATCAGGTTCGTCATGACGAAGTGGTCTGGCGGGCCATCTCTATTCAGTTACCGCCCCAGCCCCGTGCGCTCTCATTGCCTGCGGCGTTGTTGCTCTCGGCTGAACATTGGTTAGCCCGACTGGAGCGTTTGCTGTGA
- the sctD gene encoding type III secretion system inner membrane ring subunit SctD, producing MTVSYKLRLLNGELKGRELRLPEGKFTLGEQGCDVLLPLPQGEILTLVISEHQIMMQVAGEVWVNGFRHNLQQALPLKQAIETSGLILVLGEENDVLSGVKITPRAGAHLLLWLSVVTLILLSLLLILIFWVMQQPKELQAYFTPDMPTQLSEQLKKPALQGVKGSWLSDGSVMLSGHCTSSSAIINLQNFLVLNHIVFQNQLVCDDHLITSINDVLHQYGYQDVEVKIGEKSGDIILHGSIEMGAQWLDVQKALASVAGLKRWKVVNTHDGQISLLVERLKKLGLLGYLSMRQSNNEVIISGVLSPDQQQQLMNMLETLAQQQPDYLAVRYQNIPISDQTEQLLPAGIVSYGGNRHSGFVQLANGLRLQQGTMLANGYKVIFIGEQGISLLKANQLIHIPMGF from the coding sequence ATGACCGTAAGCTATAAACTCCGTCTATTAAATGGTGAACTTAAAGGGCGTGAACTGAGACTCCCTGAGGGGAAATTTACACTGGGTGAGCAGGGCTGTGATGTGCTATTGCCCCTACCGCAGGGAGAAATATTGACGTTGGTCATCAGCGAACACCAAATAATGATGCAGGTCGCTGGCGAGGTGTGGGTTAATGGTTTCCGACATAATTTGCAGCAAGCACTCCCGCTAAAACAGGCGATCGAAACCTCCGGATTGATATTGGTCCTCGGCGAGGAAAATGACGTTTTAAGTGGCGTTAAAATTACTCCTCGGGCTGGAGCGCACTTATTGCTGTGGTTATCGGTAGTGACATTAATCCTATTGTCACTGCTACTCATATTGATCTTTTGGGTTATGCAGCAACCTAAAGAACTGCAAGCTTATTTTACCCCAGATATGCCGACCCAACTCTCTGAACAGTTAAAAAAACCGGCTTTACAGGGTGTAAAAGGAAGTTGGCTCTCAGATGGTAGCGTGATGCTGAGTGGTCACTGTACATCCTCTTCCGCGATTATTAATTTGCAGAACTTCTTGGTGTTAAATCATATTGTTTTTCAGAATCAGTTAGTTTGTGATGACCACTTAATCACCAGTATCAACGATGTATTGCATCAGTACGGCTACCAAGATGTTGAGGTTAAAATAGGCGAAAAATCTGGGGATATTATTCTCCATGGCTCGATTGAAATGGGGGCGCAATGGCTAGATGTCCAGAAAGCGTTGGCTAGTGTCGCAGGATTAAAGCGCTGGAAAGTTGTTAATACTCACGATGGACAAATTTCGCTATTAGTTGAGCGCTTAAAGAAGCTGGGGCTGTTAGGTTATCTCAGCATGAGACAAAGTAATAACGAGGTGATCATCAGTGGTGTATTGTCACCTGATCAACAGCAGCAATTGATGAATATGCTGGAAACCCTGGCCCAGCAGCAACCGGATTACCTTGCGGTGAGATATCAGAATATCCCCATTTCAGATCAAACTGAGCAGCTACTCCCTGCCGGGATTGTCAGTTATGGCGGAAACCGCCATTCAGGTTTTGTGCAACTGGCGAATGGCTTGCGTTTGCAACAAGGAACGATGCTGGCAAATGGTTATAAAGTGATTTTTATCGGCGAGCAGGGTATATCACTGTTAAAAGCTAACCAATTAATCCACATACCAATGGGTTTTTAA
- a CDS encoding EscG/YscG/SsaH family type III secretion system needle protein co-chaperone, with protein MTLLSAACRQLVVEAALAGVNHSLLDEARNILNVLPQLIPDPSVHLVCEAMLLFGLHQQDDALALLATSRSEEAQAMLVLLQQGMATGNK; from the coding sequence ATGACTTTACTTTCAGCAGCTTGCCGTCAATTAGTGGTTGAAGCCGCCCTGGCTGGAGTGAATCACAGCTTGCTGGATGAGGCTCGCAACATCCTGAATGTCCTGCCTCAATTAATACCCGATCCCTCGGTGCACCTAGTCTGTGAGGCGATGCTGCTATTTGGACTGCATCAACAGGATGATGCGCTGGCATTACTGGCAACGTCCCGGTCAGAGGAGGCGCAGGCGATGCTAGTTTTGCTGCAACAAGGTATGGCGACGGGCAATAAGTGA